A single region of the Podospora pseudopauciseta strain CBS 411.78 chromosome 1, whole genome shotgun sequence genome encodes:
- a CDS encoding hypothetical protein (COG:F; EggNog:ENOG503P32X) yields the protein MLSYDSAISLKGQTPGSPAISNGHQNIPPSPSTMRLPTSSLSNGVRTNGNVSSSLSKNEQRHIWLVTGPAGCGKSTVAKYLATVLHMPYIEGDEFHPQANIDKMSAGIPLTDADRWDWLTALREASLKELERGNRGVVLTCSALKRKYRDVIRVAPYFSPNLHLHFIYLDASEELLLQRVMARKNHYMGANMVHSQFEVLERPTTDEVDVISIDVSRPAEAVMAEALDRVLDTMETVAAEAQRK from the exons ATGCTTTCGTACGACTCAGCCATCTCCTTGAAGGGACAAACCCCGGGGTCACCAGCTATTTCCAACGGCCACCAAAAcatccccccatcaccaagcacCATGAGACTCCCAACATCATCTTTGTCGAATGGTGTGCGTACCAACGGCAATGTCTCTTCGTCACTATCCAAAAATGAGCAGCGCCACATCTGGCTCGTTACTGGCCCCGCCGGCTGTGGAAAGAGCACTGTTGCCAAGTACCTGGCCACTGTTCTTCATATGCCATATAtcgagggtgatgag TTCCACCCACAAGCCAACATCGACAAGATGAGCGCTGGCATTCCCTTGACGGATGCTGATCGGTGGGACTGGTTGACGGCTCTCCGGGAGGCTTCCCTCAAGGAGCTGGAACGTGGAAACAGAGGCGTGGTGTTGACTTGCTCTGCTTTGAAGCGCAAGTACCGCGATGTCATCCGTGTCGCCCCCTATTTCTCGCccaacctccatctccactTCATCTATCTGGATGCGTCCGAGGAGCTCCTCTTGCAAAGGGTGATGGCTCGCAAGAACCATTACATGGGAGCCAACATGGTCCACAGCCAATTCGAAGTCTTGGAAAGGCCAACCACGGATGAGGTCGATGTTATTAGCATTGACGTCAGTCGCCCAGCCGAAGCTGTCATGGCTGAGGCTCTAGACCGAGTCCTGGACACGATGGAGACCGTCGCGGCAGAAGCCCAGAGAAAGTGA
- a CDS encoding hypothetical protein (COG:I; EggNog:ENOG503NWU1) yields MFLNQSSRVVRQHWRLSSRRLSSLSQQHRARGPTLWTPLSPPFAPPARLFHASRNLYAVKPVLLADIGEGIVECEIIQWFVEPGARVEEFSPLCEVQSDKASVEITSRFAGVVKKLHYEAGEMAKVGKPFVDIDIQGDAKEADLQALAPVEPVTPTEPTTKIENQVAAQLPKQPPPAPPSEHKPAPWSNGVYEHTSPKPQPGEKVILATPAVRYLAKELNVDLLQVQSTGKEGRILKEDVYKFVEQKNAPPAPTPSPFTPSPSTTPTSQQQQETPMLLTRTQEMMFKTMTRSLSIPHFLYADEVDFTSLVELRSRLNKVLAKQPLSLDSATHPVAKLSYLPFIIKAVSMALYKYPILNSRVDIDPATSKPSLVLRSQHNIGIAMDTPHGLLVPVIKNVGSLNILQIAAELTRLQSLATEGKLSVGDMSGGTITVSNIGNIGGTYLSPVVVEKEVAILGIGRMRTVPAFGENDRVVKKEICNFSWSADHRVVDGATMARAAEVVRGIVEGPDVMVMHLR; encoded by the exons ATGTTTTTGAACCAGAGCTCCCGCGTGGTGCGCCAGCATTGGCGGCTCTCCAGCCGGCGACTATCGTCTCTAAGTCAACAACACCGCGCGCGAGGACCAACCCTCTGGACTCCGCTATCCCCACCGTTTGCGCCTCCCGCAAGGCTCTTCCATGCAAGCAGGAATCTCTACGCTGTGAAGCCTGTGTTGCTCGCTGATATTGGAGAGG GCATTGTCGAGTGCGAAATCATCCAATGGTTCGTCGAACCCGGGGCGCGCGTCGAGGAGTTCTCTCCACTATGTGAGGTTCAAAGTGATAAGGCTTCGGTAGAAATCACCAGCCGCTTCGCCGGTGTGGTTAAGAAGTTGCACTATGAAGCGGGCGAGATGGCCAAGGTGGGCAAGCCGTTTGTCGATATCGACATTCAAGGTGATGCCAAAGAGGCAGACTTGCAGGCTCTCGCTCCTGTTGAGCCTGTGACCCCAACAGAGCCAACTACAAAGATCGAGAACCAGGTGGCGGCTCAGTTACCAAAgcaacctccaccagcaccaccatcagagCATAAGCCTGCACCGTGGAGCAATGGGGTCTACGAGCATACCTCACCTAAGCCTCAACCAGGCGAGAAGGTGATTCTGGCAACTCCAGCAGTCAGATACCTCGCCAAAGAACTCAACGTCGACCTTCTCCAAGTCCAAAGCACGGGCAAAGAAGGCCGCATCCTAAAAGAAGACGTCTACAAGTTCGTCGAGCAAAAGAACGCACCCCCAGCTCCCACCCCAAGCCCCTttactccctccccctccaccacacccaccagtcaacaacaacaagaaactCCCATGCTCCTCACCCGAACCCAAGAAATGATGTTCAAAACCATGAcccgctccctctccatcccccacTTCCTCTACGCCGACGAGGTCGACTTCACCTCTCTGGTCGAGCTCCGCTCCCGCCTCAACAAAGTCCTCGCCAAACAACCCCTGTCTCTAGACTCAGCCACCCACCCGGTAGCAAAACTATCCtacctccccttcatcatcaaggCAGTCTCCATGGCCCTATACAAATACCCCATCCTCAACTCCCGCGTCGACATCGACCCTGCCACATCCAAACCCTCCCTCGTGCTCCGGAGTCAGCACAACATCGGGATTGCAATGGACACCCCCCACGGGCTACTCGTCCCCGTCATCAAAAACGTCGGATCACTCAACATCCTCCAGATCGCAGCGGAACTCACAAGACTTCAAAGTCTGGCTACGGAGGGGAAGCTGAGCGTGGGGGATATGTCCGGGGGAACGATCACGGTGAGCAACATCGGGAACATTGGGGGCACGTACCTCAgtccggtggtggtggagaaggaggtggcaATTCTGGGGAttgggaggatgaggaccgTGCCTGCTTTTGGGGAGAATGACCgggtggtcaagaaggagatttGCAACTTTAGCTGGAGCGCGGATCATAGGGTTGTGGACGGGGCGAcgatggcgagggcggccgaggtggtgagggggattGTGGAGGGGCCGGATGTGATGGTTATGCATTTGAGGTAG
- the ATP10 gene encoding Mitochondrial ATPase complex subunit atp10 (COG:O; BUSCO:EOG09263UN3; EggNog:ENOG503NY67), translated as MTTTAAMLAARTGLRTGARVSTCLVCQWRTFSTTGYQRLPTDHTPGAAAPDGKPKPRQTFAPAPVAATEPAPDSPLAHAPRSYGKKVKDFTPTPLSRPIGMNTPPAAGQNTGIDHRTFKQRRDDFVDYERHLAKREYLKNKVSRPYFRDWVNLSFHKGKTFLAPPRLFKADLSLYFPNLFGRTLASRQKADTTPLLAGHASVVTVFSGMWAENQIKTFVSPEQNPALHQVLKESGGRAQLVQINVEEDWMKMMLIKLFSWSLRNKVGKENWHRYFLVRKGITDEIRESVGLLNSKVGYTYLMDHRCRIRWAGSGSAEGDEREGLVKGVRRLLEEIKAEGVTGGVAEGHVLKPLAAGKPTTGDKK; from the exons atgaccaccaccgctgccaTGTTAGCCGCTAGGACAGGACTTCGAACAGGCGCAAGGGTATCAACCTGCCTTGTTTGTCAATGGCGCACCTTTAGCACCACTGGCTACCAGCGGCTTCCCACAGACCACACACCCGGCGCCGCCGCTCCGGACGGGAAACCGAAACCGAGACAGACCTTCGCCCCGGCCCCGGTAGCCGCCACGGAGCCGGCTCCGGACAGCCCCTTAGCCCACGCCCCTCGGTCCTACGGCAAGAAAGTAAAAGACTTCACACCTACCCCTCTGTCAAGACCAATTGGCATGAACACGCCCCCCGCCGCGGGACAAAACACCGGCATCGACCACCGAACCTTCAAACAGCGCCGTGATGACTTCGTAGACTACGAAAGACATCTCGCCAAGCGGGAGTACCT CAAAAACAAAGTCTCTCGTCCCTACTTCCGCGACTGggtcaacctctccttccacAAAGGCAAAACCTTCCTCGCGCCCCCCCGCCTCTTCAAAGCCGACCTCTCCCTCTActtccccaacctcttcGGCCGCACCCTGGCCTCCCGCCAAAAAGCagacaccacccccctcctcgccggccACGCCTCCGTTGTCACCGTCTTCAGCGGCATGTGGGCCGAGAACCAGATCAAGACCTTTGTCTCCCCCGAGCAAAACCCTGCCCTGCACCAGGTCCTCAAAGAGAGCGGCGGCAGGGCGCAGCTGGTGCAGATCAACGTCGAGGAGGActggatgaagatgatgttgatCAAGCTGTTTTCCTGGTCGTTGAGGAACAAGGTGGGCAAGGAGAATTGGCACAGGTATTTCCTTGTGAGGAAGGGGATCACGGATGAGATCAGGGAGAGCGTGGGGCTGTTGAACAGCAAGGTTGGGTATACTTATCTGATGGATCATCGGTGCAGGATACGATGGGCGGGGAGTGGTAGTGcggagggggatgagagggaggggttggtgaagggggtgaggaggttgctggaggagatcaaggctgAGGGTGTGACTGGGGGTGTAGCTGAGGGGCATGTTCTGAAGCCTCTGGCGGC